From one Actinomyces sp. Marseille-P3109 genomic stretch:
- a CDS encoding bifunctional riboflavin kinase/FAD synthetase, whose amino-acid sequence MEVWYGAEQVPASLSAPGGVGSVVTMGIFDGVHRGHQAVLGRVVELSHELACDGKRPLAVAVTFDPHPRSVHQPEVDLPLITSLTDRLASLKDLGLDAVLVITYTLDFASQSPQDFVRTWLEELLGARAVVVGDDVRFGCRNSGDAATLEQIGRGDGFKVEIISKIRSDEGRRWSSTWIRQCLKDGNMGQASQVLGRPHRLRGVVVRGLRRGRELGFPTANLEAATAGVVPPDGVYAGWLVRGSGADGGGQRLPAAISIGTNPTFDDVPQRTVEAHVLGRADLNLYGEEVGIELVERLRPMLAFDGLEPLLVQMRADIEDTARILGVPVPDPIRPEDVTAQ is encoded by the coding sequence GTGGAGGTCTGGTACGGCGCCGAGCAGGTGCCAGCGAGCCTGAGCGCGCCGGGTGGAGTGGGTTCCGTGGTCACCATGGGGATCTTCGACGGCGTCCACCGCGGACACCAAGCGGTCCTGGGGCGTGTCGTCGAGCTCTCCCACGAGCTCGCCTGCGACGGCAAGCGGCCTCTGGCTGTTGCGGTCACCTTCGACCCGCATCCCCGCAGTGTCCATCAGCCGGAGGTGGATCTGCCCCTCATCACCTCCCTGACCGACCGTCTGGCCTCCCTCAAGGACCTCGGTCTCGATGCGGTCCTGGTCATCACCTACACCCTCGACTTCGCCTCCCAGAGCCCGCAGGACTTCGTGCGCACCTGGCTGGAGGAGCTTCTCGGGGCTCGCGCGGTTGTCGTCGGCGACGATGTGCGCTTCGGGTGCCGCAACTCCGGCGACGCCGCCACGTTGGAGCAGATTGGTCGGGGTGACGGCTTCAAGGTGGAGATCATCTCCAAGATCCGCTCGGACGAGGGCAGGCGCTGGTCGTCGACCTGGATCCGCCAGTGCCTCAAGGACGGGAACATGGGGCAGGCCAGCCAGGTCCTGGGCCGTCCCCACCGCCTGCGCGGGGTCGTCGTGCGGGGTCTGCGCCGCGGGCGCGAGCTCGGGTTCCCCACCGCCAACCTGGAGGCGGCCACCGCCGGAGTCGTGCCGCCCGACGGCGTCTACGCCGGCTGGCTGGTGCGCGGCAGCGGCGCCGACGGGGGCGGACAACGGCTGCCGGCCGCGATCTCCATCGGCACCAACCCCACCTTTGACGACGTGCCCCAGCGCACGGTCGAGGCCCACGTCCTGGGGCGAGCCGACCTCAACCTCTACGGCGAGGAGGTCGGGATTGAGCTCGTCGAGCGCCTGCGCCCCATGCTCGCCTTCGACGGATTGGAGCCGCTCCTGGTCCAGATGCGCGCCGACATCGAGGACACCGCCCGGATCCTGGGCGTCCCGGTCCCCGATCCGATCCGCCCGGAGGACGTCACCGCCCAGTAG
- a CDS encoding polyribonucleotide nucleotidyltransferase, translating to MFIDDPEVTAAEAVIDNGSFGKRVVRFETGRLAKQAAGSAMAYLDGETAVLSATTVGKHPKDQFDFFPLTVDVEERQYAAGRIPGSFFRREGRAGTAAILACRLIDRPLRPSFVKGLRNEVQVVETVLAIHPDDDYDVLAINAASMSTQIAGLPFSGPVAGTRLALIDGHWVAFPRYSELQRATFQMVVAGRVLESDDVAIMMVEAGATEHAWELINAGAVAPTEAVVAEGLEAAKPHIKALCEAQLEVAQHASKPTAEFPLFLDYSDEQYDAVEKAAEAHGLAAAIATEGKQARDLATDAVRDEVLAELAESFPTEEDTKALKAAFRSVTKKLVRHRTLTDGVRMDGRGLKDIRTLAAEVEVLPRVHGSAIFERGETQILGVTTLNMLRMEQQLDDLSPVTHKRYMHNYNFPPFSTGETGRVGAPKRREIGHGNLAERALVPVLPAREDFPYAIRQVSEALGSNGSTSMGSVCASTLSLLNAGVPLRAPVAGIAMGLMHEVIDGETKWATLTDILGSEDAFGDMDFKVAGTRDFITALQLDTKLDGLPSEVLAGALGQARDARLFILDVLAQAIDAPDEMAPTAPRVLAVRIPVDKIGEVIGPKGKMINQIQEDTGADLTVEDDGTVYIGASDGPSAEAARDAVNAIANPQMPEIGERFVGTVVKTTTFGAFVSLTPGKDGLLHISQIRRLVGGKRVENVEDVLNVGDKVQVELAEIDQRGKLSLHAVLTDEQLAAEAEGEVARKASRENGPRRERESRESRDGDGEQPRRERRPRRRRMRSADSSEEE from the coding sequence ATGTTCATTGACGACCCCGAGGTCACCGCCGCCGAGGCAGTGATCGACAATGGCTCCTTCGGCAAGCGCGTGGTGCGCTTCGAGACGGGCCGCCTGGCCAAGCAGGCCGCTGGAAGCGCCATGGCCTACCTCGACGGCGAGACCGCCGTCCTGTCCGCCACCACGGTGGGCAAGCACCCCAAGGACCAGTTCGACTTCTTCCCCCTGACCGTGGACGTCGAGGAGCGCCAGTACGCCGCCGGCCGCATCCCCGGCTCCTTCTTCCGCCGCGAGGGCCGCGCCGGCACCGCCGCCATCCTGGCCTGCCGCCTCATCGACCGCCCGCTGCGCCCCTCCTTCGTCAAGGGCCTGCGCAACGAGGTCCAGGTCGTCGAGACCGTCCTGGCCATCCACCCCGACGACGACTACGACGTCCTGGCCATCAACGCCGCCTCGATGTCCACCCAGATCGCCGGCCTGCCCTTCTCCGGGCCCGTTGCCGGCACCCGCCTGGCCCTCATCGACGGGCACTGGGTGGCCTTCCCCCGTTACTCCGAGCTGCAGCGCGCCACCTTCCAGATGGTCGTGGCCGGCCGCGTCCTGGAGTCCGATGACGTCGCCATCATGATGGTCGAGGCCGGCGCCACCGAGCACGCCTGGGAGCTCATCAACGCCGGGGCCGTCGCCCCCACCGAGGCCGTCGTCGCTGAGGGCCTGGAGGCCGCCAAGCCCCACATCAAGGCCCTGTGCGAGGCCCAGCTCGAGGTCGCCCAGCACGCCTCGAAGCCCACCGCCGAGTTCCCCCTCTTCCTGGACTACTCCGACGAGCAGTACGACGCCGTCGAGAAGGCCGCCGAGGCCCACGGCCTGGCTGCCGCCATCGCCACCGAGGGCAAGCAGGCCCGGGACCTGGCCACTGACGCCGTACGCGACGAGGTCCTGGCCGAGCTCGCCGAGTCCTTCCCCACCGAGGAGGACACCAAGGCCCTCAAGGCCGCTTTCCGCTCCGTGACCAAGAAGCTGGTGCGCCACCGCACCCTCACCGATGGCGTGCGCATGGACGGTCGCGGCCTGAAGGACATCCGCACCCTGGCCGCCGAGGTCGAGGTCCTGCCCCGCGTCCACGGCTCGGCCATCTTCGAGCGAGGCGAGACCCAGATCCTGGGCGTGACCACGCTCAACATGCTGCGCATGGAGCAGCAGCTGGACGACCTCTCCCCGGTCACCCACAAGCGCTACATGCACAACTACAACTTCCCGCCCTTCTCCACTGGTGAGACCGGTCGCGTGGGCGCCCCCAAGCGCCGCGAGATCGGCCACGGCAACCTGGCCGAGCGGGCCCTGGTGCCCGTCCTGCCCGCCCGCGAGGACTTCCCCTACGCGATCCGCCAGGTCTCCGAGGCCCTGGGCTCCAACGGCTCGACCTCCATGGGCTCGGTGTGCGCCTCCACGCTCTCACTGCTCAACGCCGGTGTCCCGCTGCGTGCGCCCGTCGCCGGTATCGCCATGGGCCTCATGCACGAGGTCATCGACGGCGAGACCAAGTGGGCCACCCTCACCGACATCCTCGGCTCCGAGGACGCCTTCGGGGACATGGACTTCAAGGTCGCCGGAACCCGCGACTTCATCACGGCCCTTCAGCTGGACACCAAGCTCGACGGTCTGCCCTCCGAGGTGCTGGCCGGCGCGCTCGGTCAGGCCCGCGACGCCCGCCTGTTCATCCTCGACGTCCTGGCCCAGGCCATCGACGCCCCTGACGAGATGGCCCCCACGGCCCCGCGCGTCCTGGCTGTGCGTATCCCGGTGGACAAGATCGGCGAGGTCATCGGCCCCAAGGGCAAGATGATCAACCAGATCCAGGAGGACACCGGCGCGGACCTCACGGTCGAGGACGACGGCACCGTCTACATCGGCGCCTCAGACGGCCCCTCGGCCGAGGCCGCCCGCGACGCCGTCAACGCCATCGCCAACCCGCAGATGCCCGAGATCGGCGAGCGCTTCGTGGGCACCGTGGTCAAGACCACGACCTTCGGCGCCTTCGTCTCCCTGACCCCCGGTAAGGACGGTCTGCTCCACATCTCCCAGATCCGCCGGCTCGTCGGTGGCAAGCGCGTGGAGAACGTCGAGGACGTCCTGAACGTGGGTGATAAGGTCCAGGTCGAGCTGGCCGAGATCGACCAGCGCGGCAAGCTGAGCCTGCACGCGGTCCTCACCGACGAGCAGCTCGCCGCCGAGGCCGAGGGCGAGGTGGCCCGGAAGGCCTCCCGCGAGAACGGTCCGCGCCGCGAGCGTGAGAGCCGTGAGAGCAGGGACGGCGACGGCGAGCAGCCCCGCCGTGAGCGCCGTCCGCGTCGTCGTCGGATGCGCAGCGCTGACTCCTCCGAGGAGGAATGA
- the rpsO gene encoding 30S ribosomal protein S15: MSVSPERKQEIIAEYATHEGDTGSPEVQVAILTERISNLTEHFKGHTHDHHSRRGLYLLIGKRRRLLDYLMKEDIERYRALIARLGIRR; encoded by the coding sequence ATGTCGGTTAGCCCCGAGCGCAAGCAAGAGATCATCGCCGAGTACGCCACCCACGAGGGTGACACGGGCTCCCCGGAGGTTCAGGTCGCCATCCTCACGGAGCGCATCTCCAACCTCACCGAGCACTTCAAGGGCCACACCCACGACCACCACTCGCGTCGTGGCCTCTACCTGCTCATCGGTAAGCGCCGTCGCCTCCTCGACTACCTCATGAAGGAGGACATCGAGCGCTACCGTGCCCTCATCGCCCGCCTCGGCATCCGCCGCTGA
- a CDS encoding GNAT family N-acetyltransferase — protein MTSSTPSPASSSSPSSPSSSRNDSVLGADPLARLGSDLDARTPHQHSPGTHDPHDHDDPQAPGGFVRPARAEDLAAIGQVQSATMLASLEAGHTAEHDAPLPEGVRAMIAAPVIAAGWETAVTEPPSPEHHVLVATTAESDSTDRTVVGLLGLAPTQSMDAEGRVDETGVQAVEVTALGVEPDSQRRGHGSRLLAAAVDLARQDGARALVAWAVRGDESVSRLLTSVGMAPTGAHRVLGVGEGITEDCWAASL, from the coding sequence ATGACCTCCTCGACGCCCTCGCCTGCATCGTCCTCATCGCCTTCATCGCCCTCCAGCAGCCGGAACGACTCCGTTCTGGGCGCCGATCCGCTGGCCAGACTCGGCTCCGACCTGGACGCGCGCACACCGCACCAGCACTCCCCTGGCACTCACGACCCGCATGACCATGACGACCCCCAGGCACCAGGGGGGTTCGTGCGCCCGGCCCGGGCGGAGGACCTGGCGGCGATCGGGCAGGTCCAGTCCGCCACCATGCTCGCCTCCCTGGAGGCCGGTCACACCGCCGAGCACGACGCTCCACTGCCCGAAGGCGTGCGGGCGATGATCGCCGCTCCTGTCATCGCGGCGGGCTGGGAGACGGCCGTGACCGAGCCTCCCTCACCCGAGCACCACGTTTTGGTGGCAACCACCGCCGAGAGTGATTCCACGGACAGGACGGTGGTGGGTCTGCTGGGCCTGGCCCCCACCCAGTCCATGGACGCCGAGGGCCGCGTTGATGAGACCGGTGTGCAGGCCGTGGAGGTCACGGCCCTCGGGGTGGAGCCCGACAGCCAGCGCCGGGGACACGGATCCAGGCTCCTGGCGGCAGCCGTGGACCTGGCCCGTCAGGACGGCGCCAGGGCGCTGGTGGCCTGGGCGGTGCGCGGGGACGAGTCAGTGAGCCGGCTCCTGACCTCGGTCGGCATGGCGCCCACCGGGGCCCACCGGGTGCTCGGCGTCGGCGAGGGCATCACCGAGGACTGCTGGGCGGCCTCGCTGTAA
- a CDS encoding ABC transporter permease gives MLTRLLKADLARGAIVATTLTALIALAATLMSAGTSLVVDSLAATSRLSTQAKLPDLVQMHTGTVDFEAVDQWAAARSDIADHQVIKTLPVPRQELTINGRNQSESYNEPAFVTSPKSFDLLLDDQGNPVDPRPGEVVLPIHYRAIEDANVDVGDTVTVSTSGKPMTLKVVGFARDAQMNAAMIPSKRLVISSEDFSTLEQQIAEPEYLIEFILADGAHSGTVINSYKEAGLPSNGQDLSASMMELANSLNTMLIVAVALVVAIVLAVVAMLALRYTVLAAIEADLAQIAVLKAIGAPQSRIRRLYVLKYLVLSAVGAIVGYAAGQPLAAQLEAPTTLYLGTPPRTIWSVGIPILAVLVLAAVIVGFTWLSLRRIGRISAIEALRSGTSASLRPRRQRWRLSGMRRLPVQVWLGAREALRPSNALLLGVLALCTVTMVLPMNVSTTLSDPRIATYLGTGQADLRIDVRTGVQDLATVEEAVDSDPRVTRHTTILRRSYKMSTSRGGWEPVIIDIGNHEAFPMKYISGRGPTTDDEVSLSYSQAEATGAKEGSTVTVQTAGGDKDLTVTGVYQDITNNGKTAKATFDDGAPALWQIIYADAHSTDQASAFARDLNEKYPGIQAIGMSQYASQFFGATGSQVHRITMMACVIALGLSFLITVLFTVLIVSRERPQLGVLLALGCTRGAVARQYLIRFSVLALTGIALGLLGTFTLGGSAIGAVMSSRGAPDLQLLPNLWLVGLVLPGALLATVIGAVALALRRLHTMPLSTTLTTGE, from the coding sequence ATGCTGACGCGACTTCTCAAGGCCGACCTGGCGCGCGGCGCCATCGTGGCCACCACCCTGACGGCACTCATCGCCCTGGCGGCCACGCTGATGTCGGCCGGGACGTCCCTGGTCGTGGACAGCCTTGCCGCGACAAGCCGGCTGTCCACCCAGGCCAAGTTGCCGGACCTGGTCCAGATGCACACCGGGACGGTGGACTTCGAGGCCGTCGACCAGTGGGCCGCGGCACGCAGCGACATCGCCGACCACCAGGTGATCAAGACCCTGCCGGTACCGCGCCAAGAACTCACGATCAACGGCCGCAACCAAAGCGAGTCCTACAACGAGCCCGCCTTCGTCACCTCCCCCAAGAGCTTCGACCTGCTGCTCGATGATCAAGGCAACCCCGTGGACCCGAGGCCGGGCGAGGTGGTTCTGCCGATCCACTACCGGGCGATCGAGGACGCCAACGTCGACGTCGGCGACACCGTCACCGTGAGCACCTCCGGCAAGCCGATGACGCTGAAGGTGGTGGGCTTCGCCAGGGACGCGCAGATGAATGCCGCCATGATCCCCTCCAAGCGACTGGTGATCTCATCAGAGGACTTCTCCACCCTGGAGCAGCAGATCGCCGAGCCCGAGTACCTCATCGAGTTCATCCTGGCAGACGGCGCCCACTCCGGAACCGTCATCAACAGCTACAAGGAGGCGGGCCTGCCCAGCAACGGCCAGGACCTCAGCGCCTCGATGATGGAGCTCGCGAATTCCCTGAACACCATGCTCATTGTAGCCGTGGCCCTCGTGGTGGCGATCGTGCTGGCCGTGGTCGCCATGCTCGCCCTGCGCTACACGGTGCTGGCAGCCATCGAGGCGGATCTGGCTCAGATCGCCGTGCTCAAGGCCATCGGAGCGCCTCAGAGCCGGATACGCCGCCTCTACGTGCTCAAGTACCTGGTCCTGTCAGCGGTGGGAGCAATCGTTGGCTACGCGGCGGGCCAGCCCCTGGCGGCACAGCTGGAGGCCCCCACGACTCTCTACCTGGGCACACCGCCCAGGACCATCTGGAGCGTGGGGATCCCCATCCTCGCGGTGCTGGTTCTGGCCGCGGTCATCGTCGGCTTCACGTGGCTGTCCCTGCGACGCATCGGGCGCATCTCGGCGATCGAGGCCCTGCGCAGCGGCACCAGCGCCTCTCTGCGCCCGCGTCGCCAGCGGTGGAGGCTCAGCGGCATGCGTCGTCTTCCGGTCCAGGTATGGCTCGGCGCACGCGAGGCGCTGCGCCCCTCCAACGCGCTGCTGCTCGGCGTCCTGGCGCTGTGCACCGTCACCATGGTACTGCCGATGAACGTCTCCACGACGCTGAGCGATCCACGGATCGCCACCTACCTGGGAACCGGCCAGGCGGATCTGCGCATCGACGTGCGCACCGGGGTCCAGGACCTTGCCACCGTCGAGGAGGCGGTCGACTCCGACCCCCGTGTCACCCGGCACACCACGATACTGCGCCGCAGCTACAAGATGTCTACGAGCAGAGGCGGCTGGGAGCCGGTGATCATCGATATCGGGAACCATGAGGCCTTCCCCATGAAGTACATCTCCGGGCGCGGTCCCACCACGGACGACGAGGTCTCCCTGTCCTACAGCCAGGCCGAGGCCACGGGCGCCAAGGAGGGATCCACGGTCACCGTGCAGACCGCCGGCGGGGACAAGGACCTCACGGTCACGGGCGTCTACCAGGACATCACCAACAACGGGAAGACCGCCAAGGCCACCTTCGACGACGGTGCCCCCGCGCTGTGGCAGATCATCTACGCCGATGCCCACTCCACGGACCAGGCCAGCGCCTTCGCCCGTGACCTGAACGAGAAGTACCCGGGCATCCAGGCGATCGGCATGAGCCAGTACGCCTCCCAGTTCTTCGGGGCCACCGGCTCCCAGGTTCACCGCATCACCATGATGGCCTGCGTCATCGCACTGGGACTGTCCTTCCTCATCACCGTCCTGTTCACCGTCCTGATCGTGTCGAGGGAAAGGCCCCAGCTGGGCGTTCTCCTCGCACTGGGCTGCACCAGGGGCGCCGTCGCCCGTCAGTACCTCATCCGTTTCAGCGTCCTGGCCCTGACCGGTATCGCCCTGGGGCTCCTGGGCACCTTCACATTGGGAGGCTCCGCGATCGGAGCGGTCATGTCCTCACGCGGAGCACCCGATCTTCAGCTTCTACCCAACCTGTGGCTAGTGGGACTGGTCCTGCCGGGCGCGCTACTGGCCACCGTCATCGGCGCAGTTGCCCTGGCACTCAGGCGCCTACACACCATGCCCCTGTCCACGACTCTGACCACCGGCGAATGA
- the dapB gene encoding 4-hydroxy-tetrahydrodipicolinate reductase produces MTIRVAVVGAAGRMGSTVCQAVQDAEGLELVARLDVGDTLDAEHLAGADVAVDFTVPSVTEANVHALLDAGVDVVVGTTGWNEESYGRVREHLARPEAAGRSVLIAPNFALSAVLAMSFAAKAAPYFESAEVIELHHPNKVDAPSGTAVATAQGIAAARAEAGLGAMPDATQTDPDGARGAVVDGVHVHAVRLRGLTAHEEVVLGNPGEQLTIRTDSFDRASFMPGVVLAVRQVSGRPGLTIGLDALLDL; encoded by the coding sequence ATGACGATTCGTGTAGCTGTTGTGGGCGCCGCCGGGCGCATGGGATCGACCGTCTGCCAGGCGGTCCAGGACGCCGAGGGCCTTGAGCTCGTGGCCCGCCTGGACGTGGGGGACACCCTTGACGCCGAGCACCTGGCGGGCGCCGACGTCGCCGTCGACTTCACCGTTCCCAGCGTCACCGAGGCCAATGTCCATGCCCTCCTCGACGCCGGGGTGGATGTCGTCGTCGGAACCACTGGCTGGAACGAGGAGTCCTACGGGCGCGTCCGCGAGCACCTGGCCCGGCCCGAGGCCGCCGGCCGCAGCGTCCTCATTGCCCCGAACTTCGCCCTGTCCGCCGTGCTGGCCATGAGCTTCGCCGCGAAGGCCGCCCCCTACTTCGAGTCCGCCGAGGTCATCGAGCTCCACCACCCGAACAAGGTCGACGCGCCCTCGGGCACCGCGGTCGCTACCGCCCAGGGCATCGCCGCCGCCCGCGCCGAGGCCGGCCTGGGCGCCATGCCGGACGCCACGCAGACCGACCCCGACGGCGCCCGCGGGGCCGTCGTCGACGGCGTCCACGTCCACGCCGTGCGCCTGCGGGGGCTGACCGCCCACGAGGAGGTCGTGCTCGGCAACCCCGGCGAGCAGCTGACCATTCGCACCGACTCCTTCGACCGGGCCTCCTTCATGCCCGGCGTGGTCCTGGCTGTGCGGCAGGTCTCCGGCCGGCCCGGCCTGACCATCGGCCTGGACGCCCTGCTCGACCTCTGA
- a CDS encoding M16 family metallopeptidase — MRPGSARPAASQPSSIPTTGEPSSPTDYAEVELGRGRPGRDSTELTLHDDGALTRRSVLPGGVRVITESVPGLRSASIGMWFGVGSRDEVPGQEGSTHFLEHLLFKGTATRDAHDIAEAFDMIGGESNAATSKEHTSYYARVLAPDGMQALDLLADMVTSSRLEPTDVETERGVIVSELADAADDPADVAQEAFARAAFGEDTPLGRPIGGTNETVTAVPRDAVWEHYRRTYASDTLVVAAAGAVDHDEVCERVLADLAAAGWDASSDAVPRERRFEIEPFTALDVHDITVPRESEQSHLYLTCQGIAVRDERRWAMSVLTTILGGGMSSRLFQEVREKRGLAYTTYAFDTSYAGAGAFGLYAGCAPGDVDEVCAVMIGEFEKLAESGVTEREMMRARGQLRGAMVLGGEDSLARMGRLGRAEVVTGRLRSMEDNLRRLEAVTSEEVREMAAWLVEQKRARILVGPAD; from the coding sequence ATGCGACCCGGCTCAGCCCGGCCGGCGGCCTCTCAGCCCTCCTCGATCCCCACGACCGGGGAGCCCTCGAGCCCGACCGACTATGCCGAGGTGGAGCTCGGGCGCGGGCGGCCCGGCCGCGATAGCACCGAGCTGACCCTGCACGACGACGGGGCACTCACCCGCCGCTCCGTCCTTCCCGGTGGGGTGCGGGTCATCACCGAGTCGGTGCCGGGGCTGCGCTCGGCCTCGATCGGCATGTGGTTCGGTGTCGGCAGCCGGGACGAGGTCCCGGGGCAGGAGGGCTCCACCCACTTCCTGGAGCACCTGCTGTTCAAGGGCACCGCCACGCGCGACGCGCACGATATCGCCGAGGCCTTCGACATGATCGGTGGGGAGTCTAACGCCGCCACATCCAAGGAGCACACCTCCTACTACGCCCGTGTGCTCGCCCCTGACGGCATGCAGGCCCTTGACTTGCTCGCCGACATGGTGACCTCCTCGCGCCTGGAGCCGACCGATGTCGAGACCGAACGCGGCGTCATCGTCTCAGAGCTCGCCGACGCCGCTGACGACCCCGCTGACGTCGCCCAGGAGGCCTTCGCCCGCGCCGCCTTCGGCGAGGACACGCCGCTGGGCCGCCCCATCGGCGGCACCAATGAGACCGTCACCGCCGTGCCGCGCGACGCCGTGTGGGAGCACTACAGGCGCACCTACGCCTCCGACACCCTCGTGGTGGCCGCCGCCGGCGCCGTCGACCACGACGAGGTATGCGAGCGGGTCCTGGCCGACCTGGCCGCCGCCGGCTGGGACGCCTCATCCGATGCCGTCCCGCGTGAGCGGCGCTTCGAGATCGAGCCCTTCACGGCCCTGGACGTCCACGACATCACCGTCCCGCGTGAGAGCGAGCAGAGCCACCTGTACCTGACCTGTCAGGGCATCGCCGTGCGCGATGAGCGGCGCTGGGCGATGAGCGTGCTCACCACCATCCTGGGCGGAGGCATGTCCTCGCGCCTGTTCCAGGAGGTGCGCGAGAAGCGCGGCCTGGCCTACACCACCTACGCCTTCGACACCTCCTACGCTGGTGCCGGCGCCTTCGGGCTCTACGCGGGCTGCGCCCCCGGTGACGTCGACGAGGTGTGCGCCGTCATGATCGGCGAGTTCGAGAAGCTCGCCGAGAGCGGGGTCACCGAGCGGGAGATGATGCGCGCCCGCGGCCAGCTGCGCGGTGCCATGGTGCTCGGGGGAGAGGACTCCCTGGCGCGCATGGGGCGCCTGGGGCGCGCCGAGGTCGTTACCGGGCGCCTGCGCTCCATGGAGGACAACCTGCGCCGTCTGGAGGCCGTGACTTCCGAGGAGGTTCGTGAGATGGCCGCCTGGCTGGTGGAGCAGAAGCGCGCCCGCATCCTCGTGGGCCCGGCCGATTGA
- the fucO gene encoding lactaldehyde reductase, which produces MTHRMIFNQTGYFGRGAIAHIAPEITRRGLSKAFIVTDPVLADNGTATRITDLLDQAGIGWEIFSDVAPNPPIEKVQAGLAAFRASGTDVLIGLGGGSPQDTCKAISVIATNPDFEDVLSLEGLSPTTRPGVPIIGVPTTAGTASETTINYVITDTAKQRKFVCVDPHDIPVLAIVDPDLMDGMPRSLKVATGLDALTHAIEGYITPGAWELSDALCLRSIQMIAANLRAAADGDADAVEQMGLAAYINGMAYSNVGLGLVHGMAHPLGGRYNAPHGVANGILLAPVMAFNAEYTGEKYRDIAEAFGVSGARTMPLDEARAAAVEAVAQLTRDLGNPTRISEVGVGPDGIEALTDDAFADVCTPGNPRPATREDIKALYTSLL; this is translated from the coding sequence ATGACCCACCGCATGATTTTCAACCAGACCGGCTACTTCGGCAGGGGCGCCATCGCCCACATCGCCCCCGAGATCACCCGCCGGGGCCTGTCCAAGGCCTTCATCGTCACCGATCCCGTCCTGGCCGACAACGGCACCGCGACCCGCATCACCGACCTGCTCGATCAGGCCGGCATCGGCTGGGAGATCTTCTCCGACGTCGCCCCCAACCCGCCGATCGAGAAGGTCCAGGCCGGCCTGGCCGCCTTCCGTGCCTCGGGCACCGACGTGCTCATCGGTCTGGGTGGAGGCTCGCCCCAGGACACGTGCAAGGCGATCTCGGTCATCGCCACCAACCCCGACTTCGAGGACGTGCTGAGCCTGGAGGGCCTGTCCCCCACCACCAGGCCGGGCGTGCCGATCATCGGCGTGCCCACCACCGCGGGCACGGCCAGCGAGACCACCATCAACTACGTCATCACCGACACCGCCAAGCAGCGCAAGTTCGTGTGCGTCGATCCCCACGACATCCCGGTCCTGGCCATCGTGGACCCCGACCTCATGGACGGCATGCCCCGCTCGCTCAAGGTCGCCACCGGGCTGGACGCCCTCACCCACGCCATCGAGGGCTACATCACACCGGGCGCGTGGGAGCTCTCCGACGCCCTGTGCCTGCGCTCGATCCAGATGATCGCGGCGAACCTGCGCGCCGCGGCCGACGGGGACGCCGACGCCGTCGAGCAGATGGGGCTGGCCGCCTACATCAACGGCATGGCCTACTCCAACGTCGGGCTCGGCCTGGTCCACGGTATGGCCCACCCGCTGGGCGGGCGCTACAACGCCCCGCACGGGGTGGCCAACGGGATCCTGCTGGCCCCTGTCATGGCCTTCAACGCCGAGTACACCGGGGAGAAGTACCGCGACATCGCCGAGGCCTTCGGGGTCTCCGGTGCCCGGACGATGCCGCTTGACGAGGCACGCGCCGCAGCCGTGGAGGCCGTCGCCCAACTGACGCGGGACCTGGGCAACCCCACGCGGATCTCCGAGGTCGGGGTGGGACCCGACGGCATCGAGGCCCTGACCGACGATGCCTTCGCCGACGTGTGCACGCCGGGAAACCCGCGCCCCGCGACCCGCGAGGACATCAAGGCGCTCTACACCTCACTGCTGTAA